tagggttgctgacaagtgctgggctgggctgagcatgctggcttgttattgtagggttgcttgcACAAGGTCTGAGTCAAAGCCCTTTGAAGACATTGGAAAGcctcccctggctcccccagGCTGTGGATTGGGCCCAGAGGCGAGCACGAGCGAGCTCTGTGCCTTCTCTGGATTGCTCGCCTGCGAGCCCTGGACCCTGCACCCCTGACGGGCTGGGCTGGAAGCTTCTCCCCAGGCCCTGGTGCCTGAGCCAGCCTGAGTGGGTGGCACGGTGGGCTACTAGATCTAAATGCTCGGGGGGGAGGTGGTTCTCGCTGGGCAGGGGGAGCAACTGGCTCTTTTAACTCGGCCAGGGAACCCCAGgatttgggggaggaaggggaagctgACCTGCtcctccccaaccctctgccacagACCCCTTCAATCTTCCCTCCCATTCAGGCTAAGGTCTATATGGGCCCTGGGCAGCAGTCTCTCCTGGGGCACTCCCCACCCCACGTTTCCCCACATAGCCCAGGCCCCACTGTGCCCCACCCCGGCAGTGCCCACACGCCGCTCCCCACCGCTGTTGTCGGGCAGCCCCCCGAGCAATGAGTCTGAGTCTGGTCCCAGCAGGGAGCAGGtgtttgcacccccccccccccggcccgtgcCCTCACACCATGGACTCTGGCCCCCTTGCTGATAGGCTGTGGGCTCCCCACCCTCTAAGGGACTGAAGCCTCCCTCGCTCTGGGAGACACTGGCAGGTGGGCTCCCCCGGACACACAGATGGGCACTACCTGCAAGGTCTGAaatgccccttcccccaggaacATAAGGCAGCTCCgcccgcccctgctccctgctTGGAGTGGGCGACAGTGGCCCTGTGCCAGCGTGCCGGAGACTCGGCCGTCAGaggggcagctcccagctgcagccgtGGGGCAGAGGTAGTGGGAGACCATGCTGGTTGCTAGCCCCTCCCGTCCGAGAGACTCTGGGCACATTCACAAACACTCCCATGTTAACCCGGCCCATGCCCAGGGCGTGGGCATCACCCCTTTATGAcagctggggaaacagaggcccGGGGAGGAGacggcccagatccttaaaggtatttagtcacTGAAtgcccattgagttcaatgggagttagtcTCCTTCATATCCTTGCTGATCGGTgctgaagtggcttgcccaaatgaggaaaagaacccaggagtcctgacccccagacATCTGCCCTACCCATTGTAGCACGCTCTCTCCTAAGGAGCCTGGCTCACTGAGGGGCTGCCCGACACCCCAGAGAACCTAATAACGCAGCATCTGGAAGGGGAAAGGCAACTAGGAGGGGGTGGCTAGCAGCGCTGGGCAATTGCTAGTCCCTGGGCCTTCCCCAACCTGTGGCAGGAGCGGGTGACTCCGATTGCACTTCACCTGAAGGGGCTATGCAGGCATGTGGCCGCGTGGTGTGCGTACGTGTGTGCTTGTGTTGCCCACATACAGgtgggtgtgtgtgcacacgcatgtGAGAGGTGGGCATGTGCATAGGCACATGGATGTGAGGGGAGATGTGTATGTGCCGGGAGGTGAGGTGTGGGTGTCCATGTCCATGCACAAATGTGGGGGGGTGCGCGTGTGTATGTTGCACAGGTCTGAGGGGagatgtgtgcatgcacactgctgtgagggatgtgtgtgtgtgtgtatgagggggAGGAGGTGTGACCACACATGATGTGAGGGGAGGGATGTGTGTGTTCACACAGATGtgatgggaggggtgtgtgtagtCAGCGAtgtgaggggaggggtgtgtgcatgcacacggctgtgaggggaagggggtgtgtacacacacagttATGATGGGAGGAGTGTGTGTACTCACCGATGTGAGGGGAGGGATGTGTGTATTCACACAGATGtgatgggaggggtgtgtgtactcACCGATGTGAGGGGAGGGATGTGTGTATTCACACAGATGTGATGGGAGGAGTGTGTGTACTCACCGATGTGAGGGGAGGGATGTGTGTATTCACACAGATGtgatgggaggggtgtgtgtactcACTGATGTGAGGGGAGGGATGTGTGTATTCACACAGATGtgatgggaggggtgtgtgtactcACTGATGTGAGGGGAGggatgtgtgtgtacacacagggATGTGCTGGGCAGAGTGTGTAGTGGGGCAgcaggctgggagtggggaggagtgtCCCATGGACCCTGTCTTGGTCCCCAGGAGCCAACCCCGGGGCCGCGTGGCCTCGCACTGTGCTTGGGGACCGTGAGCCGCCGGCCTGGCCCTTTGGCTGCTGAGAGCCGCTCTCTGTTGTCCTGTGTCCCAGCTGCCTGTGGCCGTCCTGCCAGGCCTTGAATAAAACAAGTCTTGTTACTGCAGTGCCGTGTGGGCGCATCCTTGGTGGGTCTCATCCACTTCCCTCCATGGGCGCCTTGCGTTCCCCAGGGGCCCGACCCCGGCGGGGACAATGGCCAGCAGGGGCCAGGGTGACCACCTCTGAGCGGGCCGGATCTCGAGGGAATGGCATCCCAGGGTCCTGCCTCCTGCGCCATAGGGTCCTGCTGAAGTACCCCAACCATGGCCAGTCCTGCCCGAgagtccccctccctgctccaaaggGGATCCAGCCCCTTCTCCATCCCCGGGGGCTGCGGTGGCCATGGtgatgctgcccccccccccactctccacaTGCACGCGGCCCTGCCAGGCGCTATCTGGGAACAGGGCCGCCTTATCTCGCATTCCAGGGGCCGGTGCCATCGGACACCTTGCTAATTATGGGCATCTCCAGGCTCTGACCgccttcccgcccctcccctcgCTCCCTCTCCCAGCAGTGACCCGTCTCCTCCGCGGGCCGGCACCAGCGCCATGGCGTCCGTCAGCTCGTCCTCCACCTATCGCTCGGAGCGGATCAGCACCTACAGCCAGAacgcgccccctgccgagccctgCTTCGAGCCCCGCGGGcgctttggggaggagggggacaggagCTCCCTGCGCCACGGCCCCTTCGCCGCGCGGGCCCGGGACTCTTATGGATACACAGGTGGGGGCCATGGGTGTGGGGGGACCCAACCCCGCACATGCCTCAGGGTGCTATAGCCACTGCTTGCACAGGGGCAGGACGGTGGGGAGGGGCTCGTGGGCCAAAGAAGGTgagagcctactactgctaccagctcCCGGAATCCCTCCTGTTGGGCGAGTGGGCGAGGCCTGTGCTTTCAGCGCTATGGTGCTGGTTCAAAGCCCCTGACCACCCAGGCAGGTCCTTGCCTTTacacccagggaggggagggagatgcagCCCCCATGGGGTGTGGGGTGGCCAGTCAGCCTCTGCAATCCCGAGGCCCAGGGTTGTGCTCACCCTTTGGGGTGAGGGTTCTTCATCCCATGccccccttccagcccccccccgcttGTTAGCCAACCCCCCCACACTcaatcctcccatcccccactagcctgacccccaccccagcaatcatgcctccccccccccccccgctagccAGATCCCCTTCCAGCCCCTGGCTTGCCAGCTAGATCCCACCCCCATCAATCCTCTGATCTCCCAGTACTCAGACCCCCCCCTTCAACAACCTCCCCCGACCCTGGCTTGCTAGTCAAATGCCCCCTTGagtcagccctgactgccagcAGACCCCCTACCAAAAGCCAGAGAGCCCCATGAGcaggcagcccctcccccatgcctgCTCTACAAATAGCCTGGGTGTCCTGAGCAAAATcaagggacccccccccccccgccgctgcAAAGGCACCTCGGGGTGACAGACCCAGTCAGCACCGGCCACACTCGCTGCACCAGCAGTCCACCATGGGAGGCGGCAGCTTGGCTTTCCCCCTGCCTGCCGGGTGccagcccccgcctgcccccccccactgccccccgacACCCCACTGTGACCCCTCCCATAGCTCCTACTGACACCCCCACGGCTCGCCAGGCCGTCTCAGCACCTGCCACACGGTGCAGCCCCCGGGCCTCTGTTGGCTCCTGGGGCCTCATccctccccctcactgccccGCTCCGTGCAGGGTCTCCGGGCTCCGTGCgcccctgcagcctgggcagcaACGTGCGAGCCGGGGGCGACACGTACCAGGTGACGGCCGACGTGAGCCAGTTCGAGCCGCAGGACGTGGTGGTGACCACGTACAACTACCACATCATCATCCAGGCCGAGAAGGTGAGgagctggggtcggggggagCGAACAAGGCACGGCGGGAATGGGGTGGCTGGGacaggagcagggagctgcccgCTGCCCCCACGCCTGCCCCAGTCCCTATGGCGCCCCCTCCTGGGAGAGGCGGGGCTGAACGGGGCTGTGCTCAGCAGGAACGTGGCTCGTACCCGCGCTCACAGGGTGTTTGTGTCCCTGGTAGGTGGCAGAGGACGGCACCGTCTCCAACACGTTCACCCACAGGTGCCAGCTCCCCGAGGACATGGACCCCCTGTCTGTCAGCTGTGCCCTCACCGACGCGGGCCTGCTGGTCATCAAGGCCAAGCGGGGCGTGGCTGCCAAGGCGGGCGAGATGCCCCTGCCGCTGTACCGCACCGAGGTCCAGCTGTGAAGCCCCTGGGCACAtcacctgcccccccaccccgcaacctGACAGATGAGCTGGGCAGGTGACCCACCACCCCGCCCGGCCACATGTGTCGAGGGCGGGGGCAGCTGGCGGGGCCCAGCATGCCCCGGGGTAAGGCAGGCTGGCTCAGTAGGCGGCCGGGCAGGCTGGGACCACGGGCTCCATGGGCCTGCCCGGCTGCATGGCTGGGGCACGCACGCTGCTCCTGGCGTGCGAAGGGCTGCCCTGGGCCAGGCTGAGCCAGTCACTCACCCAAGCCCGTTGCACTGGGGCTCCCTGGGCCTGGCGCCGTCCTGTGCGGGGGCCCGTGCTACTGGCTCCCAGCACCTGGCTGGTGGCTCACCCCGGCTCCTGTTTGGAATAAAGGTTTCTCCCACACATGGCTGTGTCTGGGCCATTCCTCGCGGCCTGCGgcttgccccagccccccccactctGGGCGCTCACCCTCCCCTTGGTACAACACAGCAGCCTCCTCTGCTGGTGACGCATGTCTCAGCCCCTTACCCCGACTCGCCAGGaccctgcatccccccccccgTGCGCTCTGGCTGCTCCCTGAACCCactgctggctgcagagctgcctCCAGGGTGGTGCCGGCCCAGGGAGCGGGCCAGCCGGCATGGGGAGCTCCACACCCCAGGGCCAGCGCCAGCGGGGCTCCCCCGGTGGGGAGCACACAGGCTCCTCGTTTGGCAGTGAAGGGACAGGGAGACCCAATTCACAGCAGCGTGGGGAAGGCCAGGCCTGTTGCCAACCTTCCCACCCGCCAAGCCCACCCGGCCCCCAGCTGTTTCGGTGCAGCAGCTCCCTCCACTGGCTGGTTGGGGTAGGAGCGGCATGCAGGCccaccccccctcacccccccgctgGTCCCCTTTGCAGTTGCAA
This DNA window, taken from Caretta caretta isolate rCarCar2 chromosome 9, rCarCar1.hap1, whole genome shotgun sequence, encodes the following:
- the LOC125642663 gene encoding heat shock protein beta-7-like; its protein translation is MASVSSSSTYRSERISTYSQNAPPAEPCFEPRGRFGEEGDRSSLRHGPFAARARDSYGYTGSPGSVRPCSLGSNVRAGGDTYQVTADVSQFEPQDVVVTTYNYHIIIQAEKVAEDGTVSNTFTHRCQLPEDMDPLSVSCALTDAGLLVIKAKRGVAAKAGEMPLPLYRTEVQL